From Fundulus heteroclitus isolate FHET01 chromosome 5, MU-UCD_Fhet_4.1, whole genome shotgun sequence, a single genomic window includes:
- the LOC105926489 gene encoding flocculation protein FLO11 has translation MLSTYLFFIELVLTSVVANYTMGPIQDFNSPEAGDATTFPTETPSTPNISPTNISPILSTTESSYQSNESTSIALTPANGIGISNGSSEGVNVSTTTVSTPSTTAAPLTAKTTTTSRTMENTIPTPKSSTGGSNIGIIILVLILLIILGFGIACCVAKKRGRRYSVDFAPRPDENVPLSIVDPELVVESSPQNGLKSFQSTETESQGPEVTPETQEEKKEEAAVSAAAPSAEAAAPPEAPSEAPAAAPAEAAAGAPPPPDSSEEKPKSDDAKQSSSAPVEPVVEEKTDDEGAASTKTSVESLKETNENNNNNNNFGFSQNGERQRSSTLWDVRVNCPV, from the exons ATGTTGtcaacttatttatttttcattg AGTTGGTTTTGACCTCCGTTGTGGCAAATTACACGATGGGACCCATCCAGGATTTCAACAGTCCAGAAGCCGGCGATGCTACAACTTTCCCCACTGAAACCCCTTCAACCCCCAACATCAGCCCCACAAACATCTCGCCAATCCTAAGTACCACTGAAAGCAGCTATCAATCCAATGAAAGCACAAGCATCGCACTTACGCCAGCAAACGGCATCG GGATCAGTAATGGCAGTTCTGAAGGTGTCAATGTCTCTACAACTACTGTGTCCACACCCTCAACAACAGCCGCCCCCCTCACAGCAAAAACCACCACTACGTCTAGGACAATGGAGAATACGATACCTACCCCAAAGA GTTCAACTGGGGGAAGCAATATTG GGATCATCATTCTGGTATTAATCCTGCTTATAATCCTTGGATTTGGAATCGCTTGCTGTGTTgcaaagaaaagaggaaga CGTTACTCTGTGGATTTTGCCCCCAGACCCGATGAAAACGTCCCTCTGAGCATTGTAGATCCTGAACTCGTTGTTGAGTCTTCACCTCAGAACG GTCTCAAATCCTTTCAGAGCACAGAAACAGAGTCACAAGGGCCAGAAGTTACACCCGAAACACAGGAAGAGAAGAAAG AAGAGGCGGCCGTATCTGCTGCTGCACCCAGCGCTGAGGCTGCAGCTCCACCTGAGGCTCCGTCCGaggctccagcagcagctccggCAGAAGCTGCCGCTGGAGCTCCTCCACCTCCGGACAGCTCAGAAGAGAAACCGAAGTCGGACGATGCCAAGCAGAGTTCCTCTGCACCCGTGGAGCCTGTTGTGGAAGAAAAAACTGATGATGAAGGGGCGGCCTCCACCAAGACTTCGGTGGAGTCTCTGAAGGAGACAAAcgagaacaacaacaacaacaacaactttggCTTCAGTCAGAATGGAG AACGGCAGAGGAGCAGCACTCTGTGGGACGTCCGTGTCAACTGTCCGGTGTGA